The following proteins are co-located in the Malus sylvestris chromosome 13, drMalSylv7.2, whole genome shotgun sequence genome:
- the LOC126595423 gene encoding uncharacterized protein LOC126595423, producing the protein MLASMNEELQRQHEGMDSASSIILHLTELYGEGTRNRRFNTVNELVKTKMVKGAPVNQHVLKMIVLIEQLENLGTPLDGKLAQDFILASLSDSFLQFVMDYIMNKMDSTLSGLLSMLVTAKKTMKKENVVGTAAVAYNKPSTSKAKPKAKGDGAK; encoded by the exons atGTTGGCTTCTATGAATGAGGAGCTGCAAAGACAGCATGAGGGTATGGACAGTGCATCCTCcatcatactccatcttacggagttatatggtgaagggacgcgcaatcGTCGCTTTAACACTGTCaatgaacttgtgaagaccaaaatGGTGAAAGGAGCCCCAGTgaatcaacatgtactgaagatgattgtACTCATTGAACAATTAGAGAACCTAGGGACTCCACTTGATGGgaaattggcccaggacttcatcttggcttctctttctgattcattcttgCAGTTCGTCATGGACTACATCATGAACAAGATGGATAGCACTCTTTCTGGGTTACTAAGCATGTTAGTAACCGCtaagaagactatgaagaaagagaacgttgtagggactgctgcagtagcttACAATAAGCCATCCACTTCCAAGGCTAAGCCGAAAGCCAAAG GTGatggagccaagtag